The genome window ATAAAAGGACTTCTTTTCATTAAACCAAGGAAAAATTAAACCTCTAAGAATATAGATGGAATACTAGAGAAGTCCTAAGCATTCCtgcaatttatattttacacaCTATCAAAGTAAATGAAAGAAACTGAAATCCCAACACCTAATTGTTATATTTGGTTCTTAGAAATCAAATGCATTGATGCTGAATTAGTCTCAAAATCTAAATATGAATGTATATGAAGAATCCATGATTTGAGGATTGCATTTAATGAGGAGGAAAAGACTGAAAGGAGACAAGCAAGTGGATCACCACCCGCCACACATCAACCCAGGTGTTTAGTTACTTCAACTTATCACCAGGAGAAAACAGAACAACATCTGCTTACGTGTATTAGGTAACAAACAAATAGTAATACGTTACTTCAGAAGAGGTGacgaaaaaagagaaaccGTCTAATTAACCAGACGCAAAATATAAGGCTTTAATGACGTATCTCGTTCTTGAATGCAGTGTTTTTGGCACAAAAGatcaaaagaaaggaaacaTACAACTCTGTCAACTTTTTGATTTAGATTGCAGTGGCTTAGATAGAGCATTAAAGAATTGGAACACatgagcaaaacaaaaatcagaaaGCAAAAACTTTAACATACTAGAGCATATTTCCAGTAAACATACCCGGGTGGAAAAGAAGGTGAGGGAAGCAAATGGTATACCTTCTCTGCAAGAATGACCTGAATGCTATCTCTTAATCTCGTCATTTACAATCATATGGCAAATGAAGGTATACTACTAACAAAGCTACTTTTTAAGCACGAATCTTAAACCAGACATCAATCCAATTTTAGTTGAAactaaacaaagaaaaactgaCAATAATCTCCAAACACATGGATTCTGAATCCAATGCATAATTATTGTCTGATACTAACTAAAACTGTATTATGAGGAATTTATttgcactaaaaaaaaaaacagagcaacAATGAATTTAACAGAAGCAGAGTTAATATTCTATgcattttaataaattaagaattagaaagagaaaaagtgaAATGGAGCtgagaaatcaaagaagaaactGCAGAGAGATAGAGATTCAACCTTTCTCCAAAGCGTCATGGAACTCCGGCTCTTCCTCACGCACGACCGGACAGCCAAATTTACCTTGCTTTGCGACGTCGTTTTCGTCCTTTTCATCGGAGAACCTTACGACGATGACAGGACAGACGCAGTGATGCACACAGTAGTCACTGACACTGCCGAGCCTGGCCTTGGAGGTCGTCTTCGAAGCGCCGAAGCCCCGGCTGCCCATAACGACGGCGCTGAGGCCGAGCCTCTCGACCTCCAAGCACAACCTCTCCTTCATGTCGTGGTCCTTCACTATGTGGATCTTGTACGGAGTCTTAGCCTCTTCCAGAGGCTTGGCGAGGTCGTTGGCCTTGGTGACGGTGAAATTGTCGAAATCGTCCTCGAGCTTCTGCTGAGACTCTTGGTCTTCAGGGATGGAGACATCGGTGGCGCCCCAGTCAGCGCCGTAGAGGACGCTGGTGGGGCGGACGTGGAGGAGGATGACGGCATCGCCGGGGCGGAGGTAATTCTGGACGGCCCATTTGACGGCGAAGGCGCTCTCGTCGCTGAGATCGACGGCGATCCCGATTCGGCGCTGGGCCCCAGAGGTGGGGGTCCCACTCGGAGGGTAACGCGGGGACGACGGTTGGACTACGATTGCCGCTGACTGACGATCTCCTGGTTCTTTAAGTGGGCTCTTACTCGGAGAAGCCATGGATTGATTgatattgaagaagaagatggcaaagagaagaagaaacaaatgaagGGGTTACCGGTACTTTCTCAGTAAACACTGTGAAGGTCACAAGGTCACATGTGTTTGTTTGAGTCAATCTCCAAAGCTTCTTAAAATAGAAGAGAAAgctaattaatattttattttatccttCTATATTTGGTTATTTTGCTCTGTAAAAGCTGTAAattcaatatttattttaattagacATTCTTACAAATTAccactttttttattataagaagGGAATAGAATTTCATTAGATTTATAAGAATAAATAGTACAAAGATACATAAGGGAGCCATTTCAATAACAATATAGCAATTATGGGTAAAACTTCCACAATTTGTTGAAAAGTTGAAATAATACGGAGAGAATCACACTCGAAAATAACTTTTCTAAAATCCCTTTTAACTGTCATAATTTTCAATGACatcaaagacaaaaactaGCCTCTAACCAACATGACTCTCTTAAAGAGACTAAAAACACCCAACAAACCAACAAAGTTTTTCTAGAATCATGAGAGgaaaaaacacataaaactCATAAAGTTTCTaaactttattgaacaaactaaatcaaataataataaaaaattaaaacaacctccaataaagaaaaatcaatagCAACTAATCTTCTTTCGGAGCATGACATAAAGAGCACCACCTAGTTATTCTTGGACATCAATGTACCAATGAGCAGTGGATTTACCATGACTAAGCCGCAACACCTCAAAGAGCAGCCTCACAAGATGAAGCACAACCAAAGCTAACCCAAATTTGAGATAATAGATCTACCAAAACAAGAGTAGATCGACATAGATCCACTAAAAGCCGAAGAATATCGAAGATCCAAATGAGATCTAACCTAGTGAAAAATGACATTGACTTGCAGATTAATGgtctcatattcaaatcccATGTCATCATAAtaatgtgtgtgtgagaaatctccTCCCATCTAGTTCAGATTATTgcttgtaattaaaaaaaatagactgATAAATCTATAACTTAACCATAGATGCAACgttaaattataaattgaCTCCAACTTTTTTCCGTGTGGTAAATTGCAACACGAAGTGTATAATTCAAAAGGTATTAGTGTAATGGTTAAGAAAAAACGGAATTGGGGTCACCATGTAGTCGTTGTAGTTCCCGCGGCATGTCGTTTAATATGGCAGTGGTCATAAAATTCCTAATCCAAATCGAAATCGGGTTCAGGCACCTCAAATATATTTAGGGCTGCTTCTGTATCTCTCTTCCCAAATTCCCAAATCCCCAAATCGAATCCCAATCTAAGACCAGACGAGCGTACCAAATTCGTTTCAATCGTCTCTGAGAAAATATGCCTCAGAGGCACTCAAAGAACAACAACGACCTCGCTTTCTTCACCTACGATGAGAAGAAAAAGCTAGGCTATGGAACGCAGAAGGAGAGGCTGGGCAGGGACTCCATCAAGCCTTTCGACGCTTGTTGCCTCTGCTTAAAGCACTTCATTAACCCCATGTGCTGCCAGAAAGGCCACGTATTTTGTAAAGAATGTATTTTCGAGTGCTTGCTTTCTCAGAAGAAAGATATCCAGAGGTACGTcgcctctctctctatctcaaACCTCCAATTTtcaccattttttttgttattattagtgtcggattttatttattctttttctctgtGAATTTGGCTTTGATGCATTGAATTTCTGTATTTGACAAAGAGCTTATGAGTAGAAGATAGGGTCCAATAGAGGTGGGAGCTCTTCGAAAATAGGGTTAGGTTTTTGGATGACATGAATATCACTGTGTACCCGAAAGCTTCCACCTTTAATAAAGTAGAAAGTACTTAATTGGCCCAATAAACCAACTTCAACTCGTAGAGAACACTATTGACACTCCTAAGATCGTTTGAGAAGCCCCATTCTGTATTGGatcaaaaatttgaaagtggGATTTTGCTTGGTAATCATAATTTCAATGccatttatatttgttttgtcaCCTTCCTTCATAAAGAAGCTAGCTTTTTCAGCTACCTAGGACCCCTCTTGGAGGTTGCCATAGTAGTATCTCATTTGAATTGGGTTCCGGCTTTTTGTGTAGTATGTTACTGTTGTTTACAACTCAAATGTGGGTTTTCTTCTATGG of Prunus dulcis chromosome 4, ALMONDv2, whole genome shotgun sequence contains these proteins:
- the LOC117624633 gene encoding universal stress protein PHOS32 — its product is MASPSKSPLKEPGDRQSAAIVVQPSSPRYPPSGTPTSGAQRRIGIAVDLSDESAFAVKWAVQNYLRPGDAVILLHVRPTSVLYGADWGATDVSIPEDQESQQKLEDDFDNFTVTKANDLAKPLEEAKTPYKIHIVKDHDMKERLCLEVERLGLSAVVMGSRGFGASKTTSKARLGSVSDYCVHHCVCPVIVVRFSDEKDENDVAKQGKFGCPVVREEEPEFHDALEKDSDKAR